The sequence gagcagttcattggcagctacatgctgtgtttttgttcattgtgaggcaAATTTACCAAATTTATCAGCCATATTGATCTACGGGTCAATATAATTGGGAGaattgtgccagaaaacagaaTGATCAACCCTCAacttctcctctctgctctggcacagagccaggcagctgtgctctgatcaggGTTCCCCGTAAGCTCAGGGGGCAGGCTACTTGCTagagtgcttgtctatttttcacttggaCCAGTTGCAGCAGGTACAAACATCTTGTTTGTTATGACATGAATttgattgtttctctggtggcttTAAAAGAGAGTTGTAACATAGCTGCATGATTCCTCCATTCTGgttgttgcaattttttttttatttcaaaggatCGTATTtggttttgaagcttaattgcataaatttagagatttttttttcatgattgaaATCTGACCTGGTATCGCTTAACAGGAACTTTAATGTCTTTAAGGCAGTCTAGCAGATTTGTGTTTCATCTGCACAAAGACGGAAAGACATTCCacgttttttaaaaatcatcccAAAATACAAGGAGCTAAAGGGAGAAAAGAATGGGACCAAGAATAGAACCTTGGGGAACTCCAGAGAGAGGGGGGCATAAAAATAGTTGCcagttttcactttaaaacgACTCTCTGTCAAGTAGGACCTGAACCAATTTAGGGCTGTAGCTGTTAAACCTACAGTGGTGGAGGGGAGCAATGAGAGTTGTGCATTAACTGTGTTAAAAGCAGCTGTTAGATCTAAAAGCCTTAAAAAGGCTGAGTCACCATAGTTAGTAGTCAATAAAAGATAATCAAAAACCCTTCAAAGTGCAGACTCAATGCTGTGAAAGGCCTTCAAACCAGATGCCATGCTCGTCTAGAAAAATggaatcagctgttttaaaaagaacacGCGGtttatgaaaattattttttatatgaTATTGAAAAagtgtctttcttttcttctttaacaattttctttttttttttttaatctcttctCCACAGACAAAGGAAGAACCCATTTACAGTCAAGTCAGTCATCTGGTTGAATCTTTCAGGCACATCTTAATTAAACCACAGGATTTCTCTACTTAACCTTTGACCACCTTTGTATCTGCCAAACCTCTTTAAAATGGAGGACGGCTACCAAAACCGGACTGCCTTTATTAAAGGTGCCAAAGACATTGCCAAAGAAGTCAAGCGGCAAGCAAGTAAGAAGGTTGGTCGTTCGGTGGATCGGATGAGTGACGAGTACAGCAAGCGCTCCTACAGCCGCTTTGAAGAGGATGACGATGATGACTACCCCGTACAGGGGAGCCAGGATGGAGGCTATTACCGTGGAGACAGCCAAGCAGCCAATGATGATGAAGGTGGCCACAGCGACTCCACAGAGGGCCACGATGAAGATGATGAGATCTACGAGGGTGAGTACCAGGGAATTCCCAGGGCCGATTCAGGCAAAGGAAGCTTGGCCGGAGGTCCGGAATCGGTGAGGGCTGGCGCTCAGCAGTTCAGAGATATCAGCGCGTCTGAGGCTGAGAGAAGAAAGGACCAGGAGGAGCTAGCTCAACAGTATGAGACCATCTTACAGGAGTGTGGTCACGGGAAGTTCCAGTGGACCCTGTACTTTGTGCTGGGGCTTGCTCTCATGGCAGACGGTGTAGAGATCTTCGTCGTCGGGTTTGTGCTGCCGAGCGCTGAGAAGGACATGTGCCTGTCGGAACCAAACAAAAGCATGCTGGGTAAgactctctgtgtttttatttctagaaGTTTCTTCACTGGAAATAATTAACGGTATAGCTATCAGAAAGTAGGGTGTCATCGGCATACTGACAGAATAAACTTTAACCACACATTTTTGGCTACCTAGCTTGCTCATCCAGCCAGCTTCCATTTATTTAGGCTTTAGATGAACAAGCCCTCATTTAATTCTGCAGATATATTGCAAGTGACAGGAATATACATACAGTTGAAACAATAAGAAATTCAGGTCTAAATTCCTGAGCGTAACTGTGCACATAATGATCTCTGTCTTCTAGTGAGATTATACTTCACATAAGGCTCTACATCATAACTATTCTTCATAAGACAATACATTTATAGTTTTGGTTTACACCATATATCGACAGACCATTTTTGTCTGTACTTAGTAAACATAGCACTCTTAATGTCCTGGCTGTCACATAGtaacttattttgaaaaataaattacatgtTATTGGCTTTGAAAACAGTTTTCAGTTCCTTGGCCCATGGATGACAATAAGAAACATTAcaattaaaaatctttttaatgaGTCTCTGATCAGACATCCTTACAAGCCTATTCCACTGTTTCAAAAGCATGACAGAGCCTTGTCGTTTAGACACATTAAAACCTGGGCCACATTGTTCAAGTTCAGAAattcaaagttcaaaatatgctttaatggcATGAATGGTTGACACCTTTGTTGCCAAAGCCGAGTATATCAAAAACAGTAACTAATAAAGACAATCacaataataatactgataataataaaaaactaaaaaacacagTTATTGACTCTTACAAAACTTATTACTATCTCTAATGTGGTGACATTCAGAAACAAAACGTGCAGCTAGGTGTATATGTTGAGATTGTTCTGCTAGACATAGTCTCATTAGTTCTTCATGTGATCCTGCTCCTGTAATTTGGCTCAAAACGTTTTCTTCTTACAGCTTCATACAGTGGGCAGATGGGGAGAAAGTGGATTTCACCTTCAGTTTTTCCCAATTTACAATGTTTACAAATTCTTTGGTTTCTAGGTTTCCAGTTTTAATGACGACCTGTTTCAATTTCTAATTTATGGTCGCTGAGTCTGTACATTGTTAaaattttcctttgtttggGGTTTCTCACACGCATAAGATATTCAGCTAAAGAGTACTCTCTTCTCAGTAGACACTAACATTCTAATTTATCgtagtattttatttcattttgccaatatttaatgtatttagatttgttttctttgtcaatcattttaatttgtgttttggaGAGATGATGAAGCTCTTGGTTCTTTAGCTGATaatttgctttaatatttttaagttgGTCAGTCTCTGGACAGAGGCTGTTGCTCAGAAAGGCCAGGTGATTGTATGATTCAGGGTCAGCTTGTGCAAGGTGAACCTGGGACTTAATGGCTCTTTTAATCATGTGTAGAGAAAGAGGGAATTCCCCCAGTTCTGCTCTACATGCCAGGTTTGGACAGTTTCTGTGGACCTTTAGGGTCTCTTTACAGAACTGGAGATCAAATTTTTCTGTCAGAGTTAAGTCCCAGgatgtttgccactgtttaaGGACAGGGCCCCGCACTTCACTTCCATACATAAGAATAGGACTaataacattactgaataattttAGCCAAATTTTAATTGGGGGATTAAGTTTATTTTGAGATGTTTTAATGCCGTAGCAGGCTCTTCGTGCCTTATCAGTGAAAGAGCGTATAGCTTTGTCAAATCTCCCTGATGCACTGATGACTATGCCCGAGTAATTATACTCTATTGTATGTTGAAGTGTGCTTCCTCCGATTGTAAACTATGTTTTGATCTTTGGGATCTGGCCTTTTTCTAAAATATCatggtttctgttttttgtaaattaatgtCAAGGGCCGAGTCTTGACAGAACCTCTCTAACAGTGAGGGGTTACATGACTGTTCTAAAGCAGTAGCATGATTGTTAATATAGATATTGAAAAAGGTATGGGATCATTTACATCCCTGATGTACTCCTCTTTCTCGTTTAAAGAattctgttcttttatttcCCAGTTTTACGCAGCATTTGTTGTTGGAGTATTTAGATTTAATTAGGTCATATACTTGGCCTCCAGTCCCACACTGAATAAGTTGATAGAAAAGGCCATTGTGCCAAATTGTGTCAAATGCTTTTTTGAGATCTACAAAACAGGCAaatagtttcctttttttgtttatgaatgtAATTTTGGATGAGGGTGTGTAAGGTATAAATATGGTCAAAAGTTTGATAGTTGGGTAAAAAGCCAATTTGGCTTTTAGACAGGACATTATGCTCAATGAGGTATGACAGTATCCTAGAGTTCAAGATGCTACAGAAGAGTCTGTAGAGGTTACTGTTAACACAGATTCCTCTGTAATTACTGGGGTCGTATTTgtccccatttttaaaaaaggagaaacaaaaCCTTCGTTCCAAGTCACAGGGAAGTGTCCACTAGTGAGCACCAAGTTAAAGAGCTTCAGCAAAGCACACTGAAGTTTAGCATGACTGTGTTTTAACATTTCTGAGCTAATACTGTCTATACCACAAGCCTTACCATTTTTAATGGCTTTAGGTTTGTCTTGTAATTCTTTCGATATGATAGGATAGTTAAAGGCACACTGGCCGTTTTTAACAGCCCTCTCTAATTCTTTAAGATAATCCAGTATTGAGGTCTGAGTGAGATTCAAGCCCTTACATTCTGGGTTTTTATACAGGCCTTCAAAGTAGTTTTTCCAGGTATTGCTGTCTTGAATTGCATTGGACTCTGTTAGACCTTTTTCTGAAATGCTTTCCACAGATTCCAGAGCTGTTATCATCTATGGCCTTCTTAATTCGGTCTGATTTTTCTTCCATGTTTCTTACTTATTTGTTATGGAGAAGCTTCCTGTGTTGTTTTAGGGCCAAGAGATATTCAAATCTAGCCTCTTGGTCGTTtgggtttctgtgttttttgtttgacagTGCTCTTCAGCTCTGTCTAGATTTAGCTCATTCTCTGTCAAACCAATGTTGCTTTCGTTTTActtcatgtttacatgtttgtactatttttaatttagattcttttgtcaatttaatGAATGTGTTCTGAAGATGTTGTGTGGCCAGATTTATGTTTTCCTCATTCAACTCATTCTGGGTATATAGAAAAGTATCCAACATGTTTTAGATTTGGTcatttgtttgtgctgcagtaTAGGCAGTGGAGCTCTCCTCTGACCATTTATATCTTACTGGTAGAGGAAATAATCTGTTCTTCAAGTTTGGTCTCAGAGATGGAGTTAAGGACTTTTTAAGAAACAAGGTTATTTGACTATGGTCTGATAGGGGCAGTTGGGGCAACACTATAAACGCACTGATATATTCTGGGTTAATATCAGTCATGGCATAATCTACAACACTGCTACCTAGCGTAGAGCAGTATGTGAATCTGCTCAGAGAATCGCCCCTGATTCTACCACTAACAATGTACAGATTCCTGTCTTTACACAGCTGAAGTATCTCTTTGCCGGTTTTGTTGACCACACTGTCATAgctttgtctttgtttagttACAGGAGTGTGGTACGAAGGGGATAGCCAAAgatatgtttatttccttcagaGTTAAGGAAGTCTGGTTCTCTACCAGTTCTGGCATTAAGATCACCACATATTAGGACTGATCCTAAACTATCATTGTAAAATATCATGATCTAACCTTCCTTATTGGGGACATTGGAATCCTGTCTACACAGTCCTGCATCAGGACACAAACTTTACAGATCTAAATATGAATGAAtatgaataaaacaataaagtaTAATAACTGATCTTGCAAAATGAGGAGGAGAGTTTTAATTTCTACTTGTTAAAGTTTTCACCATATCTTCAGATACCAGCTGTCAGCAGAGCAGGTTAAAACTTATAAAGTCAAAACTAATCAGTAACACTTTCAGCTTTCTGTAATACAGTCACTGCTAAATGTATTTTACGATTTCAGTTTGTACACAGTTCACATATCAGTCACTAACAAAGAAAccataaataaatgcatttacaGAAGATACAAAGTTCTATTCACTGGATCATTGTCCTTTCATTTGTAATGGTATCTTTGTTGTCTCTTTGCACAGGTCTGATTGTATACTTCGGTATGATGGTGGGTGCGTTCCTCTGGGGGGCTCTGGCTGACCGGATAGGCCGTCGGCAGTCactcctcatctctctctccatcaaCAGCATCTTctccttcttttcctccttcgTCCAGGGATACAGCACCTTTCTGTTTTGCCGGCTCCTCTCAGGTGTTGGGTAAATTCAAAACTTTAAGAAGATACTAACATAGTTATCTAATTCTGCTCTGATTTGCTCCACCTTCCCATATATGTATTTGTTAGTTGTAGTTGAACTGGGAAATGAGTTTTACCCTCAATGCTCAATGTGGAGTTGGACTACAGAGCTATATATAAAATCAGAGATTTCCTGTCTTAATTATCCTCTGGTATAAAGAAAGTTTTGAACACGGGAGAGTCTTGTCATAATTTTAAGACTGTTGCTTCTCTGGGTAAGCCAAGTGGCAAACTGAGATGCTGAGAAAAATCCATTTGTGGTCCAATCAATCACTTCCCCATGGAAGTGCTGTTATCCTGTTGCACTAATGAAGCAGTGAAGgcaaatcatgtttttgctttattcacaaaagaaaaaaaaacaaccggAGCAGTATATGAGTGATTGGAGGATGAAGATTTAGGGTATGCTCCCTGTCAGTCTAATTCGTAAGTATGTAATTCCAGCCCTGCTCTGAAACATAAGAAAAagattttgtgtttgtttttgatctTTGTAGGATTGGTGGCTCCATTCCCATTGTGTTTTCCTTCTACTCTGAATTCCTGGCCCAAGAGAAACGTGGAGAGCACCTCAGCTGGCTCTGCATGTTCTGGATGATCGGGGGAATATACGCGTCTGCCATGGCCTGGGCTATAATCCCACATTACGGTGAGTACAGTGATCCAGCCTCAAAGTTAGAAAGTTATGGGTGGAACCCAAGACAGATAGTGATCTTCAGACACAGATATAGAAATATACTTTTAgtttttgaatgtgtttttattgaatataaagtttaatttaattaGCTTAGCCTATTTTATCTTGTCTAAGACTATGAAACTCTTAGCTCTCTGTTCAAAGGCAGTAAAAATTTTCTTCTGGATAAAAATAAATCGCACAAAATTGAATGAAAATGTTATTGTCTCTTAACTGGGACAGAAACTAACAAGGCTAGGTGAAAAAGTAGTCTGGTGCATATCCCCTGAAATCTGAGCTCTCTTCTAGTTTTTATGAAAGAAACAGGATGCCATGAGTTAATTAGTGAGCTTCGAGTCCACTGGTGGGCGATTAAGATTTTGTTGCCTTTTGAGCTGCTAGGCTATGTAGCTGGCATCTTTAGCTTCatattaaaaagacaaatacaaaTGTGGTTTCATCCCTCTCATAAAAAATCATTGCTAGAAAGCAATAAGCACATTTCAGTGTACGCTTGTTATTGAAACCATGCAGGTCTGATCCTGTTAGCTAGCAAACATCTTCTCAGAGACACACTGCACCGTGGCCGACCTCTGACATCCCTGAAGgcaaaaaacagaagaacacAATTCAAGCTGTGTCACATCATTAGTGATTAAACTCCCAACTGATCTTATTGATCTGAAGATGTTTGTGAGGTTTAAAGTGTGAGCTCAttcctttgtgttttgtgtttttggtctCCACAGGATGGAGTTTCCAGATGGGTTCAGCGTATCAGTTCCACAGCTggcgtgtgtttgtgttggtgtgCGCGTTTCCTTCTGTTGCGGCCATCGCTGCCCTCAGTGCCATGCCAGAGAGCCCACGCTTCTACTTAGAGGTCAGCACTTGTCATTGTAGCATATTAGCTGCTCAAAGAGCTATAGAATATCATTAAAGCCTCTTTTACTCATGCAATTATGAAGTTTGTAGGAAAATTTCAGGGTAAGCATCCCTAAGTTTCCTAGCTGGTTCTTCACAGCAGTAGTTTTCCAGCAGTTTGCCTAGCAGTAAACAGAAGATGGGGAGGAAACACGGGGGTAGCAGGGAAATTCAAGGTCAATTTAGGGTGAATAACTCTGCTGTTTGCTTTCACATATTGCTGGCATCAGCCAAAACTTCatatctacatttttattttttttattaatcagtGCTCTTGGTctccctttacatctgtcagtgggctTTACAAGTTTCAGACCATTAAAGACTGTCAAAAAGATGCAGACTATGACCAATTAGTGTtagaattcattttaaaatacagctttttttaGTTTCCcaaaaagtggtgattttggagataggaggtttgTGCAGCAATATGCAGCTCACCCAGGTAAATCCAGGAACTTTTCAGGGGTTTTGTGCAGGTGAGAATGGAACATAGAATAAACCCTGAGGCTAAATATGCGTTGTCTCGAGTAAGACGagaattatttttctatttcttttaatATAGAAGGgagaaaaatcataaaaaatagaattgttcacagtttgtgttttttcaaacaGAATGGCAAACATGATGAAGGCTGGATGATTCTGAAGCAAGTTCACGACACCAACATGAGAGCGAAGGGGCACCCAGAGAGGGTTTTTACTGTGAGTATCTTTTTAAACTACTATTTTATATAgctatcattttctttttaaatttatattattatttgcAGAAATTTAAAAGAATGCATGAACATAGATTTATTTTATACTTAAAAATTCTCTTTAAGCTCCCAACATCTACCACCAAATTTTACTCATGTGtctaaaacaatttaaatccTTGTGAAAAAAGTCACATGGTTTAAGGTACAACAAAtaaagaagtcagaaataatgaaaacaactcaaatttgaccaaaaagttATGACCACAGACCAGTTGCaaatttaagtgaaaaaatCATCCACAgcagaaataattcaaaatttgaccaaaagtGTCTGTCTTCAAATTTTAGTGATATCAGCCCTCGCTAAATTTTGACCTAATATGAACACACTCCTATTGCCAAGTTTGAGCGAAAAATCGTCCCTTGCAGAAGTGATTCAAAGTttgaccaaaaagaaaaacGTTGCTAAATCtgagcacaaagaaaaaaaaaaaaaaaaaaatcagccatgGCAGAAATCTGTCAAAAGAGTATTAGCCTTTGGAGTTAATCAGTGTCTGTCTCCTATCCCCTAGCAGCAGGTTCAGGCATTTCTAAGTATAGAAgtatagaaaaaaacatcatgctGTTGGTCTCATTGGCCTAATTTGTTGGTCATAGATGGACATCACTCTGTTTTATAACCAGTTAATGATTCCTCCCGGGAGCTTTAATggcataaacattaaaaatggcattaaaaatgGAAGGGGATTTCTCTTTAGTTGATTCAAAGCAACAGGAAGAAGAGTTTCCGAAATAACCCTTTGTGATTATCATGAAATTCCTCTCCTGACATCTGGCTGAAGTCCTTCCTGAACCACCTGTGTCTCTTTCATCCAAGGTCACCACCATCAAGACGGTGAAACAGATGGATGAGCTGGTGGACATTGGCACTGACACCCCCACCTGGCAGCGTTACAAGATGAAGATCATGAGCCTCTCCCAACAGGTGGGTGAAGggaaaaatttattttttgagtgaaattgtgattgttttctcttttggtGGAGAGTCGGAGCataaaaaagatgaaacagGCCAAAACAACCCAGCGATCTGATTGGAgatgatgcatttttaaacagttacTGTACCAAACTCTGACTTTGGAGTCCTTTAAAGCTTGCAGGCATACTTACAAAAGGTCTCAGTGGAGTTTGACTCTTTATGGATGAGCACTGTGGATTGTAGCATGGGTGAGAGCAAGGCCAAGAGTTTAAAACACCAGCTTTTCCCCTAATAATTGCTTTGGCCTTTTGACCTTTATTTGATTTCATGAGAATAAAATGGAAATCagtgcattattttttcaacacaTCAGCATGAAGTCTTTCTCTGGTGAAGCTAAAAACTGAATTTGATGACACAAATAAATGCTTATTTTCAGGGGGATTTTCAACCCAGAGATGTTAACCTTTTTAGGAATAAAGCTGcacttttgtttgtgttgaacatttttgcagcatcaGTGGAACTTTACCAACTTTTgctgaattttagattttcattAAGCCTACGTCCTTCTACACGCCTCCACCCTCCATTTCTTCTGAATGCATGACTGCAGCGCCCGCCTGTCTAATACCTACTGAAGAATCTCTCTAAATGTTAAAGCTATAAAGATGAAATTTCCAGTATTGGCCGACAGAGGTGATTTAAGAATCAGACCTTCAGGACCTTAAAAAATTGTGACATGTAAAGGCCTCTCTAAGTGTTCAATCCCCTTGCAAAACCACTCTTTCATATAAGACAACAAGTGTTTTCCTCCTACCAAACTATATGTCTGCTCATCATTGTGGatgttgttttaaagtttaaaccaTTATACTTTTAGACCTACAGTGTATTCAGAAAGAACTTGAAacccctttcacttttttcattttgttatgttgcgaTCTGATGCTACAATCTTATATTCTCACcgatctacactcagtaccccatgaTAGCAAagtgaaaactttttttccatagtatctttattgatttttataaacagatacaaaaaaacaatttaacaacaaaaacgGTTACCTTTACCTctgaaaacaattttttaattgtttagtttgattgaaaataaaaaaaacagaaatatcacatttacttAATAATTCAGACCATgtacaaaaacacttcaaatttcgctcagcttcctcccatttcttttgatttttgctgagatgtttgtaCACcctgattggagtccacctgtggtaaactGAATTCATtgaacatgatttggaaaggcacatcTCTCTGTAGAGGGCCTCACAGCTgtctatcagagcaacaaacctTAGAGaggtaagagaggtgaccaagaatccaatgatcactctgactgagctccagagatcctgtgtggagatgggacgaAGGTCctgaaggacaaacatcactgcagccctccactgatctgagctttaTTGCAGAGTGACTAGATGGAAGCATCTCCTCagtttaaaacacatgaaaacccctttggagtttgcaaaaaagcacctgaagtaCTTTCTGATTGTAAGAAACAAGATTCAATGATCTGAGAAAACCAGGATTGAACGGTTTGCCCTCAAGtttaaatgttatgtctggaggaaaccagacactgctcatcacctgcctaataccatcccaacagtgaagtatggtggcagcatcatgctgtgggggtgtttttcagcagcagagacagggagactggtcagggttgtgggaaagctgaatggagcaaagtgcAGAGGTATCCtaaatgaaaacctgttctgcactCTGCACTCTGGACCTCACTGgactgaaggttcaccttccatcATGACAATAACGCTACGCACACACAGGAGTGGTTTAAGgtggcccagccagagtcctgacttgaaccccatTGAGCATCTCTGGGGAAacttgaaaatggctgtccactgaCAGTGCctatccaacctgactgagcttgagaggatttgaaaaacagAGCCGCAGAAAATctcccaatccaggtgtgcaccACTTGTTGCGTCATATTCAAAAAAGTTTGAGGCTTTAACTGCTGCCTAAAGTGCTTCAACAAAATACTGAAGTGTCAGTTAagagtttttttcagcaacaaacttcccaGGCAAAtcttgggacctctgagaccaatataagcttgtctttaaagggttaaatatgtccCCTTGGCTCATTTTGACAAGAGTCCATTCTTAGTTTGAAAAGAGGAATGTTGTTAGAAAGCAGCAaggaaaacagttttttaaaaaaagcataaattCTAAATAGTCAAAAGGTTTGATTTAAGTGGACTTGGTTAAGGTCTTGGTTTACAACTCAACCAGGTCAGTTTCCCCTTGAATCAAACCTTAGGGTAAATATGACCTGGATGAATGGACCTACACAGAACTTTTATATCAATAAAGTTAGGCGTAAGGAGCTTTTAATTATAGCACCTCATATAGATACTCCAGTGTGTCTTAGCTATTTGCTGATTTTGCCCTGTAAATGTCCTTCTGTCTTTCAAcagtcaaaaatataaaatattgcTTACAGGAACCTCCCTCTGGAAAATGCAATATATCCTGTTT comes from Cheilinus undulatus linkage group 16, ASM1832078v1, whole genome shotgun sequence and encodes:
- the LOC121523183 gene encoding synaptic vesicle glycoprotein 2A-like, yielding MEDGYQNRTAFIKGAKDIAKEVKRQASKKVGRSVDRMSDEYSKRSYSRFEEDDDDDYPVQGSQDGGYYRGDSQAANDDEGGHSDSTEGHDEDDEIYEGEYQGIPRADSGKGSLAGGPESVRAGAQQFRDISASEAERRKDQEELAQQYETILQECGHGKFQWTLYFVLGLALMADGVEIFVVGFVLPSAEKDMCLSEPNKSMLGLIVYFGMMVGAFLWGALADRIGRRQSLLISLSINSIFSFFSSFVQGYSTFLFCRLLSGVGIGGSIPIVFSFYSEFLAQEKRGEHLSWLCMFWMIGGIYASAMAWAIIPHYGWSFQMGSAYQFHSWRVFVLVCAFPSVAAIAALSAMPESPRFYLENGKHDEGWMILKQVHDTNMRAKGHPERVFTVTTIKTVKQMDELVDIGTDTPTWQRYKMKIMSLSQQIRNNILACFRPEYKRTTFMLMAVWFSMSFSYYGLTVWFPDMIKYIQRQEYESRTRTFIDEKMEHVTFNFTLENQIHRQGHFFNDKFLNLKLKSMVFEDSVFEECYFEDITSTHTFFRNCTFIASLFYNTDLFKYRFVNCKLINSTFLHNKEGCILDFSDDFNNAYMIYFVSFLGTLAVLPGNIVSALLMDKIGRLRMLAGSSVISCVSCFFLMFGNSESGMIALLCLFGGISIASWNALDVITVELYPSDKRTTAFGFLNALCKLAAVLGISIFQSFVGITKAVPILFAAGALAAGSFLATKLPETRGQVLQ